One Silene latifolia isolate original U9 population chromosome 4, ASM4854445v1, whole genome shotgun sequence DNA segment encodes these proteins:
- the LOC141651114 gene encoding uncharacterized protein LOC141651114, producing the protein MDILRRAVEDLRKDNQNMMAQIVTAVQSKPASTPEAPARTSSGGSGRPIPSELVTRLDLAGVAPSEPIEPRGLGCLSFDNPPSLQQTTGSLHVQRFRINTVRATLQWFVGLPNKSISSFADLVNAFNQQFASSRKPEKQTSDLYRLVQGFEESTRDYLNRFNKEKVSIPRCDIATAIQAFRRGLHQDSQLYKELTMHPCTTFEEVQSKAIAVMRLEEDAAPVRGTYDSDPVSRKAPVEKKSERSKPYSRNVNKVSGSPEGKSEADLPPKVSEYGFTTNLAGLFKALKELGRRVRWPKLPEGNPSSRDTGKKCEFHGSNTHNTDECHSLRKEVKFHYDQGNLDHLLPRNTTRVNSADQVLPSPPPHCSRTVNVITGGSELCGLTYSAAKRHAIRAKGDRPESSCRVNHQNLPSVTFDETDAGSTPEQHHDALIITLPIGNCKVKKILVDTGSSVNLIMMETLKGMGFTDKDLAKKAIPLIGFSGETKHSLGEIIIPTYAGGVNKQVRYLVIDGPSTYNVILGRPWIHEMKAIPSTYHQCLKFPTPWGVQEIRGDLEEAKDCYKVALKPTTSSLA; encoded by the exons ATGGACATTCTGCGTCGGGCCGTTGAGGATCTGAGGAAAGACAACCAGAACATGATGGCTCAAATCGTGACGGCAGTCCAGTCCAAACCAGCATCAACACCAGAGGCTCCAGCCAGAACCAGCAGTGGAGGATCGGGTCGACCAATTCCGTCAGAACTAGTTACCAGGCTGGATCTTGCAGGAGTAGCACCCAGCGAACCAATCGAGCCAAGAGGATTGGGGTGTCTGTCATTCGATAACCCACCCAGTCTGCAGCAGACAACAG gaagtttgcatgtgcaaaggtTTCGGATCAACACCGTCAGAGCGACCCTGCAGTGGTTCGTAGGCTTACCGAACAAAAGCATATCCAGCTTCGCCGACCtagtcaatgccttcaaccagcagttcgccaGCAGCAGAAAGCCAGAGAAGCAGACCAGCGACCTCTATCGGCTGGTGCAAGGATTTGAGGAATCCACCCGTGATTACTTGAAccggttcaacaaagagaaggtgtcaATTCCGAGGTGtgatatagcaaccgctatacaagccttccgccgAGGGCTGCACCAGGATTCACAGTTATACAAGGAGTTAACCATGCACCCATGCACTACCTTTGAGGAGGTGCAATCGAAGGCAATCGCTGTCATGAGGCTAGAAGAAGACGCTGCACCTGTAAGAGGCACTTATGATTCAGACCCAGTATCCAGAAAGGCTCCTGTAGAGAAGAAAAGCGAAAGATCCAAACCCTACAGCAGGAACGTGAATAAAGTTTCTGGAAGCCCAGAAGGAAAGTCAGAAGCAGATCTGCCTCCGAAAGTaagtgagtatggtttcactACCAATCTTGCAGGACTATTCAAAGCCTTGAAGGAGCTGGGACGCAGAGTCAGATGGCCAAAACTTCCAGAAGGAAACCCCAGCAGCAGAGACACAGGCAAAAAGTGTGAGTTCCACGGCAGCAACACTCACAACACCGATGAATGCCACTCCCtcagaaaggaagtcaaattccacTATGACCAAGGAAACCTGGATCACCTCCTCCCCAGAAACACAACAAGAGTAAATTCAGCAGACCAGGTTCTGCCCTCCCCTCCTCCTCATTGTTCTAGAACTGTGAATGTCATTACAGGTGGATCGGAATTGTGTGGGCTGACCTACTCAGCAGCTAAGAGGCACGCAATCAGGGCTAAAGGAGACAGACCAGAGAGCTCCTGCAGGGTTAACCACCAGAATCTGCCGTCAGTCACCTTCGACGAAACAGACGCAGGATCTACTCCTGAACAGCACCACGACGCCCTAATCATCACGCTTCCCATAGGAAATTGCAAAGTAAAAAAGATCCTAGTGGACACTGGAAGCTCCGTCAACTTGATCATGATGGAAACACTAAAAGGAATGGGATTCACCGATAAAGATCTAGCAAAGAAGGCAATTCCCTTGATTGGTTTCAGCGGCGAAACAAAGCACTCCTTAGGAGAAATCATCATACCGACCTACGCCGGAGGTGTAAACAAACAGGTAAGGTATCTGGTTATTGATgggccctctacttacaatgtaatccttggcaggccctggatccatgaGATGAAAGCAATCCCCTCAACGTACCATCAGTGCCTGAAGTTTCCAACACCTTGGGGGGTGCAAGAAATACGTGGGGACCTggaagaagctaaggattgctACAAGGTGGCTCTGAAGCCGACAACAAGTTCGCTCGCATAG